A single region of the Salvia miltiorrhiza cultivar Shanhuang (shh) chromosome 8, IMPLAD_Smil_shh, whole genome shotgun sequence genome encodes:
- the LOC130996996 gene encoding probable disease resistance protein At1g58602: MAEAVVSMALETLRDLLKDEVKFLSGVGDEVRELEIQLKEMKCLLKDADRRRHESETLFNLISEIRDLVYEAEAAIERHAAYQVLARRRRGRGLRQLICRYSCILEEFNSLHQLGSEISKIKSDLGRVTEKLMRDYGIKNIIDDGESSAASDNKKKITFPEFEIGDCFVGMDDELKQLRDLLKQDNEERVISVWGMGGSGKTTIAKKLYNETKFDLSAWVCISQQCPSFQSVWKDVLKQLEHQITKDGPKIREDVTSLNEWELKERLCKIQREKRCLIVFDDLWETSHWDGFKHPFLVQDSQSKILITTREQEVAEIGCPIKLGFLKEEDALELLKKKAFPHTNIPEFALEDNVEKIGKEMVKKCGYLPLAICLLGGVLRKTNSMMEWKLVKEFIYRDEKEIDGVLNLSYESLPYYLKSCFLYMGIFQEDEDIYVNNLYRMWIAQGMISTGDKDKTLMEIAELYLGELASRSIVQVEIYDGVAPGIKYWSCKLHDVVRELCLKLGRSEDFGVQSLEYQSGKASSHRKIRHLAIYFRKEVQVEPDELTLTWGEDSSEHLRSLQMFNHIDSGVVVEFPPQGIVDFQKFKLLRDLVMVGFKFEGRKLSKGIASLVHLRRLRLEKCEFDKLPSSIRNLVYMDTLDLTYSMNIEVPNVFKEMVRLKRLFLPDYDEEKIGSYRLTLDEGVIELETLSNLDSRVHDLKCMNIMKNLRSFKTKIHDNESLSANIDAIALMEKLLFSLVEIKKGCELGTNKGVLTLKKVITCPNLHSLWIEVKLGKALAECGSDFISSKLISLALSECEIEDDPMGILGKLPCLVTLCLWTKSFVGEEMTCPSNSFPRLKKLFLCQLPKLREWRVEAGAMPLLSELMIYNCSNLKMLPVGLNGISTLRELKIIGMPEMGKRVSASGEDFHKVSHVPSIIILD; this comes from the exons ATGGCAGAAGCAGTGGTGTCGATGGCTCTAGAAACCTTGCGCGATTTGTTGAAGGATGAAGTAAAATTTTTATCTGGTGTGGGTGACGAAGTGAGGGAGCTCGAGATCCAGCTCAAAGAGATGAAGTGTCTTCTCAAAGATGCCGACAGAAGACGACATGAAAGCGAAACCTTATTCAACTTGATCTCGGAGATCAGAGATCTTGTGTACGAAGCGGAAGCTGCCATTGAAAGACACGCAGCTTATCAAGTGTTGGCAAGGAGAAGACGAGGACGAGGCCTGAGACAGCTCATCTGCAGATATTCTTGTATTTTGGAGGAATTCAACTCACTCCACCAACTAGGCTCCGagatttcaaaaatcaaatccGATCTTGGAAGAGTTACTGAGAAATTAATGCGAGACTACGGGATAAAGAACATCATCGATGACGGCGAGAGCTCGGCTGCCAGCGATAACAAGAAGAAAATTACCTTCCCCGAATTTGAGATCGGAGACTGTTTTGTGGGGATGGACGATGAGCTGAAGCAGCTTCGTGATCTCCTAAAACAAGACAACGAGGAGAGAGTTATATCAGTTTGGGGAATGGGGGGATCAGGCAAGACCACCATTGCCAAAAAGCTCTACAACGAGACCAAGTTTGATCTTTCCGCGTGGGTTTGCATTAGTCAGCAATGTCCAAGTTTTCAATCTGTTTGGAAGGATGTTCTCAAGCAGCTAGAGCATCAAATCACGAAGGATGGGCCAAAAATAAGGGAGGATGTTACAAGCTTGAACGAGTGGGAGTTGAAGGAGCGACTATGCAAGATACAACGAGAGAAGCGATGCCTCATTGTTTTTGACGATCTTTGGGAAACTTCTCATTGGGATGGCTTCAAGCATCCCTTCCTTGTCCAAGATTCGCAGAGCAAAATCTTGATCACCACGCGTGAACAGGAAGTCGCGGAGATTGGATGCCCTATCAAACTTGGGTTTCTAAAAGAGGAAGATGCTTTGGAACTACTCAAGAAGAAAGCATTTCCCCACACCAACATTCCAG AGTTTGCATTGGAAGACAATGTTGAGAAAATTGGGAAAGAAATGGTGAAGAAATGTGGGTATTTGCCGTTGGCAATTTGTTTACTCGGTGGGGTCTTGAGAAAGACAAATTCGATGATGGAGTGGAAGTTAGTCAAAGAATTCATATATAGAGATGAAAAGGAGATTGATGGAGTGCTAAATTTAAGCTATGAAAGTCTACCCTATTATTTGAAGTCATGCTTTCTCTATATGGGTATATTTCAAGAGGATgaagatatatatgttaacaaTCTATATAGGATGTGGATAGCACAAGGCATGATTTCTACTGGAGACAAGGACAAAACTTTGATGGAAATTGCAGAGCTCTACTTGGGTGAGTTGGCCTCCAGGTCCATCGTCCAAGTCGAAATTTACGATGGTGTCGCACCTGGAATCAAATATTGGAGCTGCAAACTTCATGATGTAGTAAGAGAACTATGTTTGAAATTGGGGAGAAGTGAGGATTTTGGTGTGCAGAGTTTAGAGTATCAAAGTGGGAAAGCTTCCTCGCATAGGAAAATACGGCATTTGGCTATATATTTCAGGAAAGAAGTTCAAGTGGAACCTGACGAGCTTACACTCACTTGGGGAGAAGATAGTAGCGAACATTTAAGGTCTCTTCAAATGTTCAATCACATAGATTCGGGTGTTGTTGTTGAGTTTCCCCCGCAAGGTATCGTTGATTTtcagaaattcaaattgctGAGAGATCTAGTTATGGTGGGATTCAAATTTGAAGGAAGAAAGTTATCGAAAGGAATCGCTAGTCTTGTTCACCTTAGACGTTTGCGTTTAGAAAAATGTGAATTTGATAAGCTACCGTCGTCCATAAGGAATTTGGTATACATGGATACCCTTGATTTAACTTATTCGATGAATATTGAAGTTCCAAATGTTTTTAAGGAGATGGTACGTTTAAAGCGATTGTTTCTTCCCGATTATGATGAGGAAAAAATTGGAAGTTATCGATTGACATTGGATGAGGGAGTGATTGAGTTGGAGACCCTGTCGAATTTGGATAGTAGAGTGCATGATTTAAAATGTATGAACATAATGAAGAATCTGCGAAGTTTCAAAACAAAAATACACGACAATGAAAGCTTGTCAGCCAACATCGACGCCATTGCTCTCATGGAAAAGTTACTGTTTAGTTTGGTTGAAATCAAAAAGGGTTGCGAGTTAGGAACAAATAAGGGAGTGTTAACGCTGAAGAAGGTAATAACATGTCCCAATCTTCATTCCTTGTGGATTGAAGTTAAGTTAGGGAAGGCGCTGGCAGAGTGCGGGAGTGACTTCATCAGTTCAAAACTTATAAGTTTGGCCCTGTCAGAATGTGAGATTGAGGATGATCCAATGGGGATACTGGGGAAGCTTCCTTGCTTGGTAACATTGTGTTTATGGACGAAATCATTTGTGGGGGAGGAGATGACGTGTCCATCAAACAGTTTTCCTCGCCTCAAGAAGCTCTTTCTATGTCAATTACCAAAGTTGAGGGAGTGGAGAGTGGAGGCAGGAGCCATGCCCCTTCTCTCTGAATTGATGATCTATAATTGTTCCAATCTGAAGATGCTTCCAGTTGGATTGAATGGCATTTCTACTCTTCGGGAACTGAAGATCATTGGAATGCCGGAAATGGGGAAGAGGGTATCGGCATCAGGAGAGGATTTCCACAAAGTCAGCCATGTCCCTTCAATTATCATCCTTGACTAA